A genomic region of Vicia villosa cultivar HV-30 ecotype Madison, WI unplaced genomic scaffold, Vvil1.0 ctg.001374F_1_1, whole genome shotgun sequence contains the following coding sequences:
- the LOC131634859 gene encoding non-specific lipid transfer protein GPI-anchored 31-like, which yields MASKSSLILCVLAIWTLGLTQGGSSTHQAPTPSLDCTNLVLTMADCLSFVTNGSTTTKPEGTCCSGLKSVLKTAPSCLCEAFKSSAQFGVVLNVTKATSLPAACKISAPSATKCGLSETPTSAPAPAAAPAGGLSPQSSATSPTSSGSSSSVSGPVNELSPAPTPSLGSTASELFPISMGSLLVSLLVAIILLF from the exons ATGGCTTCCAAATCCTCACTCATTCTCTGTGTTCTTGCAATCTGGACCCTTGGTTTAACCCAAGGTGGTTCATCAACCCATCAAGCTCCAACACCATCATTGGACTGCACAAACCTTGTCTTAACAATGGCGGattgtttgtcttttgtgacaaACGGAAGCACAACAACAAAACCAGAAGGTACTTGTTGTTCTGGTCTGAAATCTGTTCTCAAAACTGCTCCTTCTTGTCTCTGTGAGGCGTTCAAGAGTAGTGCCCAGTTTGGTGTTGTCTTGAATGTTACAAAAGCTACCTCTCTTCCTGCTGCATGCAAAATCTCTGCGCCTTCTGCTACAAAATGTGGAT TGTCTGAAACTCCTACTTCCGCTCCTGCTCCTGCTGCTGCCCctg cTGGAGGTCTCTCTCCACAATCATCAGCCACTTCTCCAACATCTTCTGGTTCATCTTCAAGTGTGAGTGGTCCTGTAAATGAGTTATCTCCAGCACCAACACCATCTCTAGGGAGTACAGCATCAGAACTATTCCCAATTTCAATGGGATCCTTACTTGTTTCTCTGTTGGTGGCTATAATATTACTTTTTTAA
- the LOC131634876 gene encoding uncharacterized mitochondrial protein AtMg00310-like, translating to MSCYKLPDGVCDEIESMLSRFWWGSREGERKIHWMSWDKLARSKSDGGMGFRGFRDFNTSLLSKKFWRLWQGDGSLVERFFKGRYYPRSSIAEAGLGYKPSYAWRSIYSSRDAVLKGSRWRIGNGERVKIWTDNWIPSLSSFKPLSPLVPQNTNVLVSSLIDSDLCCWKMDSLKELFGKSDVAHIASIPISKMVLEDKLVWNAEKHGYFSVKTSYHLLGNARRCSIPGPSVSDEEGFWKLLWKVPVENKIKEVGWALGSWLDLALG from the coding sequence ATGAGTTGCTACAAACTTCCTGATGGTGTCTGTGATGAGATTGAATCAATGTTGTCCAGGTTTTGGTGGGGGTCAAGAGAAGGTGAGAGGAAAATTCACTGGATGAGTTGGGACAAATTGGCTCGTTCTAAGAGCGACGGTGGTATGGGCTTCCGTGGTTTCAGGGATTTCAATACTAGTCTCCTGAGTAAGAAATTTTGGAGACTTTGGCAAGGAGATGGATCTCTTGTGGAGCGGTTTTTCAAGGGGAGGTACTACCCTAGGAGCTCTATTGCGGAGGCGGGTTTGGGTTACAAACCAAGCTACGCCTGGAGGAGTATTTATAGCTCTAGAGATGCTGTTTTGAAAGGGTCTAGATGGCGTATTGGAAACGGTGAGCGGGTGAAGATATGGACTGATAACTGGATTCCTTCTTTATCGAGTTTCAAACCCCTAAGCCCGTTGGTTCCACAAAACACTAATGTGTTGGTCAGTTCTCTTATTGATAGTGACCTGTGTTGTTGGAAGATGGACTCCTTGAAGGAGTTGTTTGGTAAGAGTGACGTTGCTCACATAGCCTCTATTCCCATTTCTAAGATGGTGCTGGAAGATAAGCTGGTGTGGAACGCTGAGAAGCACGGATACTTCTCTGTCAAGACTTCGTATCATCTTCTTGGAAATGCTAGACGGTGCAGCATCCCTGGCCCTTCGGTTAGTGATGAAGAAGGCTTTTGGAAATTGCTATGGAAAGTTCCTGTTGAGAATAAAATAAAGGAAGTTGGTTGGGCATTGGGAAGTTGGTTGGATCTCGCACTTGGTTAG
- the LOC131634857 gene encoding uncharacterized protein LOC131634857 translates to MALRITVLRDTGRKLGGVLGFNRVFHSVPQSPPLSGSIDHGIPSTLPVLPEFSSPDFSFGGSMELMAVPKRKVSPHKRGIRNGPKALKPVPVLVLCKGCGRVRLPHFYCCSGKPNNENNGEENHASR, encoded by the exons ATGGCTTTGAGAATCACAGTTCTACGGGACACTGGAAGGAAATTGGGCGGCGTTTTAGGGTTCAATAGGGTTTTTCATTCCGTGCCTCAATCTCCTCCTTTATCCGGGAGCATTGACCATGGGATTCCGTCAACGCTACCCGTTTTGCCTGAATTTAGTTCCCCTGATTTCTCTTTTGGTGGCTCTATGGAGCTCATGGCTGTTCCAAAGAGGAAG GTTTCTCCTCATAAAAGAGGAATTAGAAATGGACCAAAAGCTTTGAAGCCTGTTCCTGTGCTTGTTCTGTGCAA GGGTTGTGGTCGTGTCAGGCTTCCACATTTCTACTGTTGCAGTGGGAAACCAAATAATGAAAATAACGGTGAAGAGAATCACGCAAGCAGATAA